In Acetonema longum DSM 6540, one genomic interval encodes:
- a CDS encoding oxalate oxidoreductase subunit alpha, which translates to MPIKKRGTGLTAVADAWQLADIDVTASYPIRPYTAVMAEVAKRIANGQMKCEMVHGEGEHAQFSIAHGASMAGARATTGSSGVGVTYAFETYSPIAGGRCPIQALVGDRTLDPPGDFGSEHTDCLTLRDNGWIYGWAQDAQESLDNSLIYFCIGEDPDIMLPQIVAMDGYFVTHISQEYEMPDQAQVDQFLPPFKPQFRLDVNNPVIMGPQIEPEMGPPLEWDRNVVMDKVKEKIMQVTEEFGRVFGRKYAPFVEEYMTDDADMVFLLQGAHAVTCRSAIKYLREAGYKVGLCRLRWFRPFPDTALKQILPKFKVVGVIDTNTSYGAAGGGGVLLVETRASVSELAQKPLIQGFTSGLGGETITHEEFFKMAEMMQMTLNAGKIIQDATWVNFNDYNKGAAEMKAAHEQAAQSKK; encoded by the coding sequence GCCGACGCTTGGCAGCTTGCCGATATTGATGTCACTGCCTCCTATCCGATTAGGCCCTATACCGCCGTTATGGCTGAAGTCGCCAAACGGATCGCCAATGGCCAGATGAAATGTGAAATGGTTCACGGGGAAGGCGAGCATGCCCAGTTCAGTATAGCTCATGGCGCTTCTATGGCCGGGGCCCGCGCTACTACCGGTTCTTCCGGTGTGGGTGTAACCTATGCTTTTGAAACCTATTCCCCGATTGCCGGCGGTCGGTGTCCGATTCAGGCCCTGGTGGGGGACCGTACCCTGGACCCTCCCGGCGACTTCGGCTCCGAGCATACCGACTGCCTGACCCTGCGGGACAACGGCTGGATTTACGGCTGGGCCCAGGATGCCCAGGAGAGCCTGGACAACAGCCTGATATACTTCTGCATCGGGGAAGACCCGGACATCATGCTGCCGCAGATTGTGGCCATGGACGGTTACTTTGTCACCCATATCTCCCAGGAATATGAAATGCCGGACCAGGCCCAGGTCGATCAATTCCTGCCGCCGTTTAAACCCCAGTTCCGCCTGGACGTAAACAATCCGGTCATCATGGGTCCTCAGATTGAACCTGAGATGGGACCGCCCCTGGAGTGGGACCGCAATGTGGTCATGGATAAAGTCAAAGAAAAAATCATGCAGGTAACCGAGGAATTTGGCAGGGTATTCGGCCGTAAATACGCGCCGTTTGTGGAAGAATACATGACCGACGATGCTGATATGGTGTTCCTGCTGCAAGGCGCCCATGCCGTCACCTGCCGCAGCGCGATTAAATATCTGCGCGAAGCCGGTTATAAGGTTGGCTTGTGCCGCCTGCGCTGGTTCCGCCCGTTCCCGGATACGGCGCTCAAACAGATTCTGCCGAAATTCAAGGTCGTAGGGGTTATTGATACCAATACCTCCTACGGCGCAGCCGGCGGCGGCGGTGTGCTGCTGGTTGAGACCAGGGCCTCGGTATCCGAGCTGGCCCAAAAACCGCTGATTCAGGGCTTCACCTCCGGTTTGGGCGGCGAGACCATTACCCATGAAGAATTCTTCAAAATGGCCGAAATGATGCAGATGACCCTGAATGCCGGCAAGATCATTCAAGACGCCACCTGGGTGAACTTTAACGACTATAACAAGGGTGCAGCCGAAATGAAAGCCGCTCACGAGCAGGCGGCTCAGTCCAAGAAATAA